One Cucumis sativus cultivar 9930 chromosome 1, Cucumber_9930_V3, whole genome shotgun sequence DNA segment encodes these proteins:
- the LOC101222574 gene encoding endochitinase EP3, producing the protein MEGRGVGVAMQKTLLLTALALIGIIAGAAAQNCGCAAGLCCSRFGFCGNGEDFCGTGCREGPCNIPPLTPSVNDVNVAEFVTEEFFNGIINEADAGCAGRGFYSRATFLEALQSFDRFGRIGSVEDSKREIAAFFAHVTHETGHLCFIEEIDGATRDYCDEENTQYPCNPSKGYFGRGPIQLSWNFNYGPAGENIGFDGLNNPEIVATNPVVSFKTALWYWMNFVRPVINQGFGATIRAINGALECDGANTATVQRRIQFYNQYCNQLNVAPGNNLTC; encoded by the exons ATGGAAGGACGTGGTGTAGGTGTAGCCATGCAAAAAACACTGCTCCTAACGGCCCTAGCTCTGATCGGAATCATCGCCGGAGCTGCAGCACAGAACTGTGGATGCGCGGCGGGGCTGTGCTGCAGTAGGTTCGGATTCTGCGGGAACGGCGAGGATTTCTGTGGGACCGGATGCAGAGAAGGGCCTTGCAACATTCCCCCACTTACTCCAAGTGTGAACGATGTGAATGTGGCAGAATTTGTGACGGAGGAGTTCTTCAACGGCATAATTAACGAGGCGGACGCGGGTTGCGCCGGACGGGGATTCTACAGCAGAGCTACTTTCTTAGAAGCTCTCCAGTCGTTTGATAGATTTGGAAGAATTGGATCGGTTGAGGATTCTAAAAGAGAAATCGCTGCCTTCTTTGCTCATGTTACTCACGAGACTGGAC ATTTATGCTTCATAGAAGAAATAGATGGAGCAACAAGAGACTATTGCGATGAGGAAAACACTCAGTATCCATGCAACCCAAGCAAAGGGTATTTCGGTAGAGGACCAATTCAACTATCTTGGAACTTCAACTATGGCCCTGCAGGGGAGAACATCGGATTTGATGGCCTCAACAACCCGGAAATTGTTGCCACCAACCCGGTGGTGTCATTCAAGACGGCCTTGTGGTATTGGATGAACTTCGTGAGGCCGGTCATCAACCAGGGCTTCGGCGCCACCATTCGTGCCATCAATGGTGCCCTCGAATGCGACGGCGCTAACACCGCCACTGTTCAACGACGAATTCAGTTTTATAATCAATATTGTAATCAACTCAACGTTGCCCCTGGAAATAATTTGACTTgttag
- the LOC101222813 gene encoding uncharacterized protein LOC101222813, with amino-acid sequence FKVSVERRKGIGEIEHSCELAQLLLSHNLKSPFLYQSIATYRCSLSLLPSPQQPPPPHPHSTVIHSPTRTTTHHIPSSSAQGLPVLKYEHRRVGLKYQHTPIVSLYGSKGKGSDDGGSPWKGLDKVVESFKGRSVEDVLRQQIEKKEFYDGGDGGKRPPGGGGGSGGGDSGDGGEDSSSGSEDYSLTGIMDEILQVILATLGLVFVYIYILSGEELSRLAKDYIKYLFGGSKSVRLKRAMYNWGKFYQSLMKKKKYDQYWLEKAILSTPTWWDNPDKYMPKKAQNQKQNVASDDYDETDYLDSDYGEIDF; translated from the exons TTTAAAGTTAGTGTTGAAAGAAGGAAGGGAATTGGTGAAATTGAGCATAGTTGTGAGTTAGCCCAATTATTACTCTCTCATAACCTAAAAAGCCCATTTCTCTATCAGTCCATTGCCACCTACCGATGCTCATTAtcccttcttccttctccGCAACAACCTCCACCGCCACACCCCCATTCCACCGTCATTCACTCGCCGACACGCACCACTACCCACCACATTCCCTCATCTTCCGCCCAg GGTCTACCAGTTTTGAAGTATGAACATCGGAGGGTTGGATTAAAATATCAGCATACACCAATTGTTTCCTTATACGGTAGCAAGGGAAAGGGCAGTGATGATGGG GGTTCTCCATGGAAAGGTTTGGACAAAGTTGTTGAAAGTTTTAAGGGACGATCAGTAGAAGATGTCTTGCGacaacaaattgaaaagaaagagttCTATGATGGTGGAGATGGTGGCAAAAGACCTCCAGGTGGCGGCGGCGGCAGTGGTGGTGGCGACAGCGGTGATGGTGGCGAGGATAGCTCTAGTGGATCTGAGGATTATAGTCTCACAGGAATTATGGATGAAATACTGCAAGTCATTCTGGCGACCCTCGGCTTAGTTTTCGTA TACATTTATATACTCAGTGGGGAAGAGCTATCGCGATTAGCGAAGGATTACATAAAGTATCTATTTGGAGGAAGCAAGAGTGTGCGTTTGAAGCGAGCGATGTACAACTGGGGAAAGTTTTACCAAAGCCtcatgaaaaagaagaaatatgatCAATATTGGCTGGAGAAAGCTATTCTTAGCACTCCAACATGGTGGGATAATCCTGATAAGTATATGCCTAAGAAGGCACAGAATCAGAAACAGAATGTTGCATCAGATGATTATGATGAAACCGATTACCTAGACTCTGATTATGGTGAAATTGATTTCTAA
- the LOC101223050 gene encoding signal recognition particle 14 kDa protein has translation MVLLQLDPFLNELTSMFERSTEKGSVWVTLKRSSLKSKVQRNKMTTAGQPIEYRCLIRATDGKKTISTSVGAKDHLRFQASYSTILKAHMTALKKRERKDKKKAAEAEKGLKKKPRKV, from the exons ATG GTTCTACTGCAGCTAGACCCTTTTCTCAATGAACTTACCAGCATGTTTGAGCGTAGTACCGAGAAGGGTTCAGTGTGGGTTACTCTAAAGCGAT CATCATTGAAGTCCAAGGTGCAGAGAAATAAAATGACCACTGCTGGTCAACCTATTGAGTATAGGTGCCTCATCCGTGCTACAGATGGGAAGAAGACAATTTCAACTTCC GTTGGTGCAAAAGATCATCTGAGATTTCAAGCTTCGTATTCAACCATTCTTAAAGCCCACATGACTGCtcttaaaaagagagagagaaaggacaAGAAGAAGGCAGCAGAGGCCGAGAAGGGTCTGAAGAAAAAACCCAGGAAAGTATAA